The following proteins are co-located in the Xylanibacillus composti genome:
- a CDS encoding IS3 family transposase produces CSGIWIFCRPDQVWGIDITYLRMEKGFMYLFVIVDWYSRRIVDYELSSTLEKTFVMDCLKRVLSVRKPEIMNSDQGSHFTNAEYLELLDHANVRVSMDGKGQALDNARTERFFRTLKYDLIYIQEFETPRQLRAGISRYMHEYNTYRPHSSIGDLCPDDVYYGSVFSAA; encoded by the coding sequence TGCTCAGGAATCTGGATATTTTGCCGTCCTGATCAAGTCTGGGGAATCGATATTACTTATCTTCGGATGGAGAAAGGCTTTATGTACCTGTTTGTCATCGTGGACTGGTACAGCCGACGAATCGTCGATTACGAGCTCTCGAGTACCCTGGAAAAGACCTTTGTGATGGATTGCCTGAAACGAGTGCTATCCGTTCGCAAACCTGAAATCATGAACAGTGACCAAGGGAGCCATTTCACAAATGCTGAATACTTAGAGCTCCTCGATCATGCAAATGTCAGGGTGTCTATGGATGGAAAAGGCCAAGCTCTGGATAATGCCAGAACCGAGCGCTTCTTCAGAACCCTGAAATATGACCTGATCTATATCCAAGAATTTGAGACACCTCGACAACTAAGGGCTGGAATTAGTAGGTATATGCATGAATACAACACTTACAGACCGCATTCATCCATTGGAGATCTCTGTCCGGATGATGTCTATTACGGCAGTGTATTTAGTGCTGCTTAA